Below is a window of Flavobacterium sp. CFS9 DNA.
TCGTTGGTTTTTGCGGTATGAATCCTGAAAGTAATTTACTTTTGTAATCTTAAACTTTGATAATGAGTAAACGCGATTTAAAAAAATACCTTGCCGAATTAGATAAGGAACAGCTCGAAGAGCAGATTGTCGAATTGTATGAAAAGTTTAGCCCTGTAAAAGTGTACTACGATTTTGTCTTTAACCCTAAAGAAGATAAGTTATTACAGGAATGTAAAGTGAAGATTTCACACGAATATTTTCCGATCAAAAAACCAGGAACCAGGAAACGTCCGAAAGCAAAATTGCGACGTTCAGTAGCGCAGAAATATATCAAACATTTTATTCTGTTAGGAGTTGATCCTTTTGTGATTGCTGATATCATGCTTTACAATATAGAAATTGCACAAACTTATTCCTCGCAAAATCCGGTGAAACAGGAATTATTCTGCAAAAGTATCTTCAATTCATTCGAACAAGCAGTGAATTTTTCGATTTCTAATGGAATTTTACCTCATTTTAAAGAAAGAATCATCAGTATCCAACAAGAAACTCTTCAACAAAAATGGATAAATAGGTACGATTTTGAGGCAATTTTAGAGAAAATCGACTAATAAATCGATTCTCATAAAAAATCTTATTTAAAAAAAACATTTATTTTAGGTTAAAATAAAGTGAAAAACTGTTTTTTCGATGTATTTTTGCAAAAATCCAAAAATAAACAATGTCTCAAAACACTTTAGAAATAGAAAGAGAAGAGAAAAAAGAACTTTATGCATATCAAAAAGGCGATATTGATGCCATTTTTGATCGTTTAGATAACGCTCCTCCGAAACATCATTTATTATATCAATTACCTACAGGTGGTGGAAAAACAGTAATTTTTTCCGAAATCGTTCGTCGTTATTTAGCTAATAATGATAAAAAAGTGGTGGTCTTGACACACCGTATCGAACTTTGTAAGCAAACCTCAAAAATGCTAAAAGGGTTTGGTGTTTCTAATAAAATCATTAACAGTAAAGTAAAAGAACTACCGGATCAAAACGATTTCTCTTGTTTTGTAGCCATGGTCGAGACTTTGAAAAACCGTATCAATGACGAAAAGTTACATTTAGACAACATTGGTTTGGTTATTATTGATGAGGCGCATTACAACTCCTTCCGAAAATTACTAAACTCATTCAAAAATGCTTTTATTCTTGGAGTAACAGCAACTCCTTTGAGTTCGAATATAAAATTACCAATGAATCAGAGTTACCACGAACTAATCGTGGGAGATACTATCAGTTCATTGATTGACAAGGGATTTTTGGCACGCGCAACTACGTATAGTTATGATGTGGGATTAACTTCGCTTAAAGTGGGGATTAATGGAGATTATACTGTAAAATCATCAGATGATTTATACTCTAATAGTATGATGCAGGAAAAATTACTTCATGCCTATACGGAGCGTTCATTAGGAAAAAAGACTTTGATTTTTAATAATGGTATTCATACTTCACTTTATGTTTATGAAACGTTTAGAGAAGCAGGATACGATATCAGACATCTTGATAATACCAGCAGTTCAGAAGAGCGTAAGGATATTTTACAATGGTTCAAAAAAACACCTGATGCCATTCTGACTTCTGTGGGAATCTTAACCACAGGTTTTGATGAACCTACGGTTGAAACGATTATTTTGAACAGAGCGACTAAGTCATTAACACTTTATTATCAGATGATTGGTCGTGGATCCCGTAAATTACCAGGGAAAGATGAGTTTACAGTAATTGATCTTGGAAACAATGCAGCACGTTTTGGTTTATGGAGTGAGCCGGTAAACTGGCAGCACATCTTTAAATCGCCTGAATTTTATTTGGAAAATCTGCGTGATGATACTGAGATTGAAATGTACTTTAAATACAGTATGCCACCGGAATTACGTGCTAAATTTAGTAAAACAGCCGATGTAACTTTTGATGTTGATGAAGAACATAAATTGATTATCAAACAAAATTTACGTTCAAAAGTAGTTCTGGATAAATCATTAGAGCAGCATGCATCAATGTGTGTAGACAATACAGAAACCTTACAGGAAGCAAAAGCATTAGGAAAAGAACTTGATGATGATATAGAATGCCGCATCAAACGTTTTGCAAAATGTTTGAGTCAGTGTAGTAAAAACTACCGCGAATGGCTTCTTGACGATTATAAAAAGAATCTGACATTGTTAATCGGTAAAAAGTATCGTGAAAAAATCATGAACGAGCCGGACGAATAGAGAGATTTTGTTTCGGGTTTGGGGTTTAGTGAAGCGAAGGCTCCACAATCTGTCATTTCGACGAAGGAGAAATCGCACTAGTATTAAACAAAGTTTGTCAAATATTTGGATGTGATTTCTCCTTCGTCGAAATGACAAAATCAAGAACCAAGGTTCTAAAAAAAAATCATTTTAATCTGAGTAATCTGTGGCAGGAATCTAAAATCTAAAATCTGAAATCAGAACTCTAAAATAAAAATTATGTCTAAACCATTCTCATCATTAGGTATTTCAGCACCAATTTTAAAAGCATTAGGCGAATTGAATATTGTTGAACCAACAGAAATTCAACAAAAAACAATTCCGTTACTTCTGGCTGAGACTCAGGATGTAGTTGGTTTAGCCAAAACAGGAACCGGTAAAACTGCGGCTTTCGGATTGCCTTTATTGCAATTAGTGGATACTGAGTCTCCTGTTGTTCAGGCTGTCATTTTAGTTCCAACAAGAGAACTTGGACAGCAAATCTTTAGAAATTTAGAGGATTTCGGAAAACATATTCCGAATATTTCGATTGCTTCGACTTGCGGAGGAATTCCAATAAAACCGCAAATTGAACGATTAACACAGCCTACACATATAGTGGTAGCAACGCCGGGACGTTTAATTGATTTAATTCAGCGCAAAGCGATTGATTTAAAACAAACCTCTTATTTAGTACTGGATGAAGCTGATGAAATGGTTTCAATTCTTAAAGAAAGTTTAGATGAAATTGTAGCTGAACTTCCTAAAAAACACCGCACTTTATTGTTCTCTGCTACTTTGCCGGGAACCATCAAACAGCTGATTCAGAATTATTTGAATAAAAATGTAGTTCAGGTTAGTGCAAACATGGAAACTGCAGGTAATCAAGGAATTGATCACGAATATATTGTAGTAGATCCAATTGAAAAACTAGATGTTTTAATGCATTTCCTGAATTCAAAAGAGGGCGAGCGCGGTATTATTTTTTGTAAAACCAAGGCAGCAGTCAATAAATTGGCCAAAAACCTGGCGATCAATCGTTTTTCTTCGGGTGCACTTCACGGTAGTTTGACACAAGGAATACGTGACAGAATTATGGAACAATTTCGTGAAGGTCATATCAATATATTAGTAGCGACAGATTTGGCAGCCAGAGGAATTGACGTAAAAGAAATTTCTTATGTGGTAAATTATCATTTGCCGGATACTTATGAAAACTACGTTCATCGAAGTGGAAGAACCGCAAGAGCAGGAGCAAAGGGACTTTCATTAACCGTTTTGCAGGAGGAAGAAGTCGTAGAAATTCCGGAATTTGAAGCAGAATTAGGAATTAAATTTACTAAATTCCAAAAACCGTCGGCTGTAAGTCTTGAAGAAAATAATATGCTTTTATGGGCGAAACAAATTTTCAAAACAAAGCCCAATCATGAGATGTCAGCCGATCTGAAAACGAAGGTAAAGACTGTTTTCCATCATCTGACTAAGGATGAATTAATTGAAAAATTAATGGCCAATTACGTTTTACAGAACAAAGTTGAAGTGACTGAAAAACCTGTTAAAAAATTCAAAAAGTAATATTGTAGCCGATTAACTTTGCTAATTTATGTTGTATATTTATAAGGTATTTTTATTATAATCCCAGTTAATATACAGCATATATGAAGATAGTCATCATAGGAGGTGGTTTTGCAGGAATCAATCTTGCAAAAGAACTTGTTAACCATCCTCAGATACAGGTAACCCTTGTAGACAAGAACAATTATAACTTTTTTCCACCACTTATATATCAGGTTGCAACCGCTTTTTTAGAGCCCTCAAGTATCAGTTATCCGTTTAGAAAATTCTTTGCAGGCAAAAAGAATCTTCAGTTTCGTTTAGGAGAACTGCTTTCTGTGGTTCCGTCCGAAAATAAAATTATCCTGAACAATGGAGAATTAACATACGATCATTTGGTTTTTGCAACCGGTGCCGAAACGAGTTATTTTGGAATGGAAAACGTGATGAAAAATGCCATTCCGATGAAAACGCTAAACGATGCCATCGAAATGCGTAATGCATTGCTTAAGAACCTTGAAAAGGCAGCAATTACCAAAGATATTCGCAAAAGACGCAAACTGCTAACGATTGTTGTAGCAGGGGGAGGCCCTACAGGGGTAGAAGTATCTGGAATGTTTGCTGAAATGCGTAAAAGTATTCTATTGAAAGAATATCCGGAACTGGAAACGTCTGCCAGTAATATTTATTTAGTCGATGGGGGGGATGCGCTCCTCTCGCCTATGAGTACAGCTTCGCAGGAAGATACCCTTGAGGCACTTACCAAACTTGGTGTTGTTGTAAAACTTCAAACACGTGTTGTGGATTATGTTGACGATACCGTTCATTTTGCAAATGGTGAAACGATTAAAACCAAAAACCTGATCTGGGCGGCCGGAGTTTCTGCCAAAACTTTTGAAGGAATCCCAACAGAAAGTTATGGACGTGGAAAACGTATGGCAACAGATCAATACAATAAAGTAAACGGTTTGACAAATGTTTATGCTATTGGAGATACCGCAATTTTGGAAGGTGATAAAAATTTCCCTGACGGACATCCGCAAGTAGCTCAGGTAGCGATTCAGCAAGGACTCAATCTGGCAAAGAACTTTAAAGCAATGGTACATAACAAACCTTTAAAAGCGTTTATGTATCACGATAAAGGTTCTATGGCCATTATTGGTAAAAAGAAAGCCGTAGTAGATTTACCAAGTCCAAAGTGGCATTTTAAAGGCTTTTTTGCCTGGTTCATTTGGTTATTTGTGCACTTAATGTCTTTGATTACCTACAGAAACCGATTGAACACTTTTTGGAACTGGATGATTGCTTATTTCGCAAAAGATCAGTCTCTAAGAATGATTATCAGACCGGATAAGAGATAATAAAGAATAGATAAATCTTAATTTTTAAGTTCCAAAATACAAGGAGAAAAATACAAAAAGCCAGAATTTAATAATTCTGGCTTTTTTATGCTCAATTAAATACTCCAGATTCATTGGAATTTGGAATTTAAAAATTGAAATTTAATATTAGTGACTTACTAAGATATCATCTTCCGCAGACAATTCTACCTTTTGTCTGATAGAACGTTTACTGATATTTAAAAAGACAAAAGCCGTAATAGTAGTGGTAGCCATAATAGCCACCATTGGCGCTACAGAATCTTTAACGAATACTCCAACAGCAAAAGAAGCCAAAGCTCCAATACCAAGTTGGATAGCTCCCATTAATGCTGAAGCACTTCCTGTATTTTTAGCAAATGGAGCCAGAGTAAGTCCCGCAGTATTAGGATTCGAAATTCCCAGACAAGCCAGAAATAAGAATAACATTCCGATAGTTTGATACAATCCCAAAAGATCATTTAAAGCTAAGATTAGAAAAATAATACTAATAACAGACTGCGAAATTAATGCTCCAAAAATCATCTGTTCACTAGAATATTTTTTTAATAATACTGAGTTTAACTGACTTGAACCAATAAAACTTAACGACATAAAAGCGAAAATCCAACCGTAAGTCTTAGCATCAACGTGGTAAATATCCATAAAAATGATAGGTGAGGCCGCAACGTACGAAAATAAGCCCGAGAAAGCGATCGCTCCTGTAAATGCGTAGGTATAAAACTGAGGTTCTTTAAAAACGCTGATAAAATTAGTAATAATCGGTTTTGGCTTTAATGATATCGAAGTATCAGGTTTATAAGTATTTGGCAAACCAACCTGTGACGCAATCAATATAGCAATTCCCATACACATCAGGATAAAAAATACGGTATGCCATCCATAATCTTCTGTAACATAACCTCCAATGGTTGGTGCCAGCATCGGCGAAAGCCCAACAACAAGCATCAATAACGAGAATACTTTTGGAATATCTTTTACAGGAAACAAATCACGAACCATTGCTACAGAAGCTACTGTAGCAGCGCAACTACCAATGGCCTGAACAAATCGTAAAAGGATAAACGAATCAATATTAGTGACATAAATACATCCCAAAGAAGCCAGAATATAAACCATCAGACCTACAAATAAAGGTTTTTTTCGGCCAAAACGATCCAATAACGGTCCATATAATAATTGTCCTGCTGAAATCCCGATAAAATAACTGGATAAACTCATAGACACTTTTGCTACTGTAGTATGCAAATCCTTTGCTATATCTGAGAAACCAGGCAGATACATGTCTATGGAAAAAGGGCCGAGAGCTGTTAAAGAACCTAAAATAAGAATAAGGGTAATGTATTTTTTTGTTGTCATTTTCTTAAAAAATTGCTTTTCATTTTTTGCAAAGGTAAAGATTTCCTATCTTGTAGTGTAATTTAAACGTTTTTTAATAAAGCGTTTGATTAGGTTACGCATTAATTGAACTATAAAAAAGTATTATTAACACTAATCTTAAAATCAAAAATTATGAAAAATTACATTTTAGTATTCGCGCTTATTTTTACCACAATTTCATTTGCACAAACCATTACGTCCAAAAAAGAAGAGGCAAATGTAGAGCAGTACGCATTACTGCAAAAAGTAAACAAATATTACCCGGACATTACTTTAAACAAAACTGTTACTAATTTCTATGCAGACGGCAATATTATTGACACGCATCAGGAGTTTGATTTGACAACTTCAAAATTTTCAAGCTACAAAATCGGACTTGAGCCGGATAACAAAAAATTGCTGTTTGAATATGTTTCCGATGAAACCGGAAAAGTTTACGGAGATGTAACCATTTTTAAAGGAAATGCATTGCGAACTACTTTCAATGAAAAAAATAATGAAATTAGCGTATCGCTAAACGGTAAACCAGTTTACATTAAAAAGATAAAACAGAACTAAAACAATAGATTTTAGACTAAAAAATTAAATCAAACAGAAGCATTCGCTACGGTGAATGCTTTTTTGTTTTATATTTGAAGCTGATTGAATTACAAATACTTTTAAATCAAAATGAAGAAATTTTTTCTATTCCTCTCACTGATTATTTCTATAGCGTCATATTCACAAACCAACCGATTTACCGGAACCTGGAGCACCGAAAATTGTAAAACCTGCAGCAAAGAATATGTCCTGAAAATTAATATGGCACAATCCAATAATAAAATATTCGGAACGGCTGAGATTACAAGCGACAATCAGAAATTTGTCAGCGGTGTTATGGAAGTTACGGGTAATGTATACGCGCTTGGCGAAAAAGCTCAAATTACTATTAAAGGCAAAGACGGTTCTGCAGGTGCAGTTTTATTTGCAAAGGATGATGTTCTACAATTCTCAAAAAGAGGCGGAGATGATTTAGTTCCAAAAGAAACGGTTCTAACTAAGTTGTACGAGTAGAACCATTTACTACATAGAAACATAGACTTTATGTTTCAAAAAATGCGTGTCACTTGTTTCTAACACACAGAGACTATGTGTTAGAAACATGTTTCTATTATACCCTTTTAGAGGTATAGAATCTATGTCTCTATGTGTTTAAAGATAATTGCGCAAAAGGAAAAATACTAATATTATTTCTCTCGAATTAGTTTCTCCAATCTGTCAATCATTTTAATTTAAAGGGTTTTAAAGGTGTAATTATACAATAAATTAATTTCTAAATCATTCTTTTTCAGTATTATGAAGTAGAAGAGATTGGTATTATGTAAAATAGAAATATAGATTATTATGGTGCTAGAATTTCTGATCTATATGCAAATAGTAAATGAAATTTAATGAATTAATAGAAAAATCGAAACACAATAAGAATACATAATGGATAAAGTTAGAATTTCCAGATCAACAATATTATAGAAAGTTCAAGACAATTTTTTTTGCGCTGGATAAAATCCTGGAAAATACCAAATTTATCCGGATGAATTATTAGTTGATAATGTTGTTGATCATTATGAATTAAATTTTGCCGTATTTGAAAAATATATTGTAAAATAATTTTTTACGAGAATCTCAGCAAACAGGAATTATTATGATATTTTTTAAAGGACGCATCATAGGCTATAAATTAAGTTTTATAGAATTTGGAAATTTAGCTGATAATCTTGTCGAATAGTTGAATAGAATTTTGCCGTATTTGAAAAGTAATTTCCAAAATAATATTTTATGAGAATCTCAGCAAACGGGACAATGGTAGAATATTGAAATTTTAGTTTCTACATGTTTGTAATATTCAGAAATAAGTTATCGTTAACGAGGACAGAGCAATTGATAAGAAAACCAAGAAAGGCTTTAAAAACCACACAATTAGCGATTATTTGCCGTATACTATTTGAACTATAATTTATAGTATGAAAAGCTTGTTTTTTCGGAAGTGTTTTTTATCTTTGTCATATGATTTTATCAATAAGAGCCAAGGTATTCCACTACCGTTTGAGGCTCTTTTTTTTATGGGTTAATGTTTGTTTTGACGTTATTTTTTATACTCCAGATCCAGGATCTTTATTAATTTTAACGTTAAAAGGTTGTTCCTGGAAAAAGATCCGGTTGTCATTTTAACGTTATACGTTCGAGCGGGTTAGGCTACGCCAGTTAACGAATTAATAATTTAACCTAGAAATTTAGTTCTGCTTTATCTCTTGTAATATATCCGATTTTTGGACCACAAGAACCATCATCTAATTTTTGATAGATTTTTAAATAACGAAAAGCTTCTTTACTTCTCCAATAATAGCAGAGATATTGTAAAGAAGCTTCTTTAAATTTGAACCAACACGAGTTAGTGCCGTTCGCAAGTATATGCGAAAAAGTGACTTTAAGTAAGCCGTTTTTTAGTTTTTTAGACATGCTATGTATGATTTTATCAGCAAGAGACTATTCCACTAGTCATTTTACATCTTGCAGAAGTTTGAGCAAATATACATATTATTCTTATTTAAAATGTTAATTTTTTAGTTTGTAAATCCTCCCCTACCCGAGTGGGAGAGGGGAGAACTTTTTTTATTCAGCCGGATAATGCTCCAAAGCATTACTAAATAACTCTCTATCCGGATCATATAACTTAACCCAATAACGGGTATCAGGTGGTATATCTGCTCTATTATAAAATCTTTGGATTGGTGT
It encodes the following:
- a CDS encoding DEAD/DEAH box helicase, whose translation is MSKPFSSLGISAPILKALGELNIVEPTEIQQKTIPLLLAETQDVVGLAKTGTGKTAAFGLPLLQLVDTESPVVQAVILVPTRELGQQIFRNLEDFGKHIPNISIASTCGGIPIKPQIERLTQPTHIVVATPGRLIDLIQRKAIDLKQTSYLVLDEADEMVSILKESLDEIVAELPKKHRTLLFSATLPGTIKQLIQNYLNKNVVQVSANMETAGNQGIDHEYIVVDPIEKLDVLMHFLNSKEGERGIIFCKTKAAVNKLAKNLAINRFSSGALHGSLTQGIRDRIMEQFREGHINILVATDLAARGIDVKEISYVVNYHLPDTYENYVHRSGRTARAGAKGLSLTVLQEEEVVEIPEFEAELGIKFTKFQKPSAVSLEENNMLLWAKQIFKTKPNHEMSADLKTKVKTVFHHLTKDELIEKLMANYVLQNKVEVTEKPVKKFKK
- a CDS encoding multidrug effflux MFS transporter, which encodes MTTKKYITLILILGSLTALGPFSIDMYLPGFSDIAKDLHTTVAKVSMSLSSYFIGISAGQLLYGPLLDRFGRKKPLFVGLMVYILASLGCIYVTNIDSFILLRFVQAIGSCAATVASVAMVRDLFPVKDIPKVFSLLMLVVGLSPMLAPTIGGYVTEDYGWHTVFFILMCMGIAILIASQVGLPNTYKPDTSISLKPKPIITNFISVFKEPQFYTYAFTGAIAFSGLFSYVAASPIIFMDIYHVDAKTYGWIFAFMSLSFIGSSQLNSVLLKKYSSEQMIFGALISQSVISIIFLILALNDLLGLYQTIGMLFLFLACLGISNPNTAGLTLAPFAKNTGSASALMGAIQLGIGALASFAVGVFVKDSVAPMVAIMATTTITAFVFLNISKRSIRQKVELSAEDDILVSH
- a CDS encoding DEAD/DEAH box helicase; its protein translation is MSQNTLEIEREEKKELYAYQKGDIDAIFDRLDNAPPKHHLLYQLPTGGGKTVIFSEIVRRYLANNDKKVVVLTHRIELCKQTSKMLKGFGVSNKIINSKVKELPDQNDFSCFVAMVETLKNRINDEKLHLDNIGLVIIDEAHYNSFRKLLNSFKNAFILGVTATPLSSNIKLPMNQSYHELIVGDTISSLIDKGFLARATTYSYDVGLTSLKVGINGDYTVKSSDDLYSNSMMQEKLLHAYTERSLGKKTLIFNNGIHTSLYVYETFREAGYDIRHLDNTSSSEERKDILQWFKKTPDAILTSVGILTTGFDEPTVETIILNRATKSLTLYYQMIGRGSRKLPGKDEFTVIDLGNNAARFGLWSEPVNWQHIFKSPEFYLENLRDDTEIEMYFKYSMPPELRAKFSKTADVTFDVDEEHKLIIKQNLRSKVVLDKSLEQHASMCVDNTETLQEAKALGKELDDDIECRIKRFAKCLSQCSKNYREWLLDDYKKNLTLLIGKKYREKIMNEPDE
- a CDS encoding NAD(P)/FAD-dependent oxidoreductase, which translates into the protein MKIVIIGGGFAGINLAKELVNHPQIQVTLVDKNNYNFFPPLIYQVATAFLEPSSISYPFRKFFAGKKNLQFRLGELLSVVPSENKIILNNGELTYDHLVFATGAETSYFGMENVMKNAIPMKTLNDAIEMRNALLKNLEKAAITKDIRKRRKLLTIVVAGGGPTGVEVSGMFAEMRKSILLKEYPELETSASNIYLVDGGDALLSPMSTASQEDTLEALTKLGVVVKLQTRVVDYVDDTVHFANGETIKTKNLIWAAGVSAKTFEGIPTESYGRGKRMATDQYNKVNGLTNVYAIGDTAILEGDKNFPDGHPQVAQVAIQQGLNLAKNFKAMVHNKPLKAFMYHDKGSMAIIGKKKAVVDLPSPKWHFKGFFAWFIWLFVHLMSLITYRNRLNTFWNWMIAYFAKDQSLRMIIRPDKR
- a CDS encoding DUF6155 family protein, whose protein sequence is MSKRDLKKYLAELDKEQLEEQIVELYEKFSPVKVYYDFVFNPKEDKLLQECKVKISHEYFPIKKPGTRKRPKAKLRRSVAQKYIKHFILLGVDPFVIADIMLYNIEIAQTYSSQNPVKQELFCKSIFNSFEQAVNFSISNGILPHFKERIISIQQETLQQKWINRYDFEAILEKID